In a single window of the Arthrobacter zhangbolii genome:
- a CDS encoding bifunctional glycosyltransferase/CDP-glycerol:glycerophosphate glycerophosphotransferase yields the protein MAKGQFSLVVALYNVAEYVPTFLKSLEIQTYPVQDLDIVVVDDGSTDESAALVTRWAENRENVRLVRKVNGGPGSARNVALDLVKNTWVTFCDPDDAFHPEYFERIAAFIARDTQQSAQMLAGRLVQFNDVSLETSQGHLLNRKFRLGDQLVDLDLNPEYIHMHGPTTFLRREVLEVHKLRFDERIRPKFEDAHLIGRYLAAAERPVIGLVASASYYYRRQRNSGASLVQGTWGDPRAYSDLPEHGWLGMLEATQRSRGRIPQWAQYMVLYDLVWFYIDDKRMHSDTGSATPEQQGSMHRLLERIIALIDLEVIDTFSVVSQGWLFHNILRGYYKGLQDAEHPVLQGTTDPDQQVTTYHYLFQGSLPDEEFRVDGLPAVPVSAKVLEHRVLGRVLLRERILVLPMGKDTRIALDGSPGHVTTDRGVPLLPGRKPKPAPYLRLAAATPARNGTSSIGTGRVGRKLARARTSLTIRRVLTGHSRPRTAAETADRLVRRQFAGIKAKRQTAADAALIRKAHSEKARTLYQDAWLLMDRTDRADDNAEHLYRYLKKHRPDINAFFVIKKDCPDWARLESEGFRMVPYGSDELVLLYLNAIYKLSSHANWYVEYPVHRKRFGDGNAKFVYLQHGVIKDDMSRWINGKNISIMVTTTRDEHESIAGNNSVYRLSTHQAKLTGLPRYDALRTAALQSPVSERRKVLIAPTWRQYVKKVIEVCATPEEAAAAFESTDFGAAWMALLRSPELKELSANQGLDVVFMPHPELEFVVPHLDLPEYVQPVRYRDVSVQAELVEAHTMITDHSSIAFDAAYAGSNLIYMQFDGDEIFRGKHVYRKGYFDYARHGFGPVVQDAPGALAELERVVERELRREKLYEDRVRETFPFWDSGSCARITAAVENLGRPWNRQVSVEELPHTEGRSV from the coding sequence GTGGCTAAAGGCCAATTTTCCCTGGTAGTAGCGCTTTATAACGTCGCAGAGTACGTACCGACGTTTCTGAAGTCGCTGGAAATCCAGACCTATCCCGTGCAGGATTTGGACATTGTTGTTGTGGACGACGGTTCCACGGATGAATCGGCTGCCCTGGTGACCCGGTGGGCCGAAAACCGGGAAAACGTCCGTCTGGTCCGCAAAGTCAACGGCGGGCCGGGGTCCGCCCGCAATGTCGCCCTCGATCTGGTGAAGAACACGTGGGTAACCTTCTGCGATCCCGATGATGCCTTCCATCCCGAGTATTTTGAGCGGATTGCGGCCTTCATTGCACGAGACACACAGCAATCCGCACAAATGCTGGCCGGACGGCTGGTGCAGTTTAACGACGTTTCGCTCGAGACATCGCAGGGGCACCTGCTCAACCGAAAATTCCGTCTCGGGGACCAACTGGTGGATCTGGACCTCAACCCCGAGTACATCCATATGCACGGCCCCACGACTTTCCTCCGACGCGAGGTTCTCGAAGTACACAAGCTTCGCTTTGATGAACGGATCCGACCGAAATTCGAGGACGCACACCTGATCGGGCGGTATCTGGCTGCAGCCGAACGTCCCGTCATCGGGCTGGTTGCGTCAGCCAGCTACTACTACCGCCGTCAGCGCAACAGCGGAGCATCCCTTGTCCAAGGCACATGGGGTGATCCCCGTGCGTACAGCGACCTGCCCGAACATGGCTGGTTGGGGATGCTGGAGGCCACGCAACGCAGCCGGGGCCGGATACCGCAGTGGGCACAGTACATGGTGCTTTATGACCTGGTGTGGTTCTACATAGATGACAAGCGGATGCACAGCGATACCGGGTCCGCCACACCTGAGCAGCAGGGAAGCATGCACCGTCTGCTGGAGAGAATCATCGCCCTAATAGACCTCGAAGTCATCGATACCTTCAGCGTGGTGAGCCAGGGATGGCTGTTCCACAACATTCTTCGCGGCTATTACAAAGGGCTGCAGGACGCCGAACACCCGGTCCTGCAGGGAACTACGGACCCGGACCAGCAAGTCACCACCTACCACTACCTCTTTCAGGGCTCCTTACCCGACGAAGAATTCAGAGTAGACGGTCTTCCAGCGGTGCCGGTGTCAGCAAAGGTGCTGGAACACCGGGTGCTTGGACGGGTGCTCCTGCGGGAACGCATCCTGGTGCTCCCGATGGGCAAAGACACCAGGATTGCGCTCGATGGCTCACCGGGGCATGTTACGACGGACCGCGGCGTGCCGCTGCTGCCCGGACGCAAACCCAAACCTGCGCCCTACCTTCGTCTGGCGGCAGCCACCCCGGCCCGCAACGGTACGTCTTCGATTGGAACTGGGCGGGTGGGCAGGAAACTGGCCAGGGCACGAACCAGCCTCACAATCCGGCGGGTCCTCACCGGGCATTCCCGTCCGCGGACTGCGGCCGAGACTGCCGACAGGCTTGTCCGGCGCCAGTTTGCAGGCATCAAAGCGAAACGACAGACTGCGGCTGATGCTGCCCTGATCCGCAAGGCACACAGCGAAAAGGCCCGCACGCTCTACCAAGACGCATGGCTGCTCATGGACAGGACTGACCGGGCCGATGACAATGCTGAGCACCTCTACAGATACCTGAAAAAGCACCGCCCGGATATCAACGCTTTCTTCGTCATCAAAAAAGACTGCCCGGACTGGGCACGGTTGGAATCAGAGGGGTTCCGGATGGTCCCGTACGGCTCAGATGAGCTGGTGCTGCTGTATCTGAACGCCATCTACAAATTGTCTTCGCACGCCAACTGGTATGTGGAGTATCCCGTGCACCGGAAGCGGTTTGGCGACGGAAACGCGAAGTTCGTTTATCTTCAGCATGGCGTTATCAAGGATGACATGTCCCGATGGATCAACGGGAAGAACATCTCCATTATGGTGACCACCACCCGGGACGAACATGAGTCCATTGCTGGCAACAACAGCGTCTACCGTCTGTCAACCCATCAGGCCAAACTCACCGGACTGCCGCGCTACGACGCGCTGCGGACGGCTGCCCTTCAAAGCCCTGTATCCGAACGCCGCAAAGTACTGATTGCGCCCACCTGGCGCCAGTATGTGAAGAAGGTCATCGAAGTCTGCGCCACCCCCGAGGAAGCCGCTGCTGCCTTCGAATCGACCGATTTTGGAGCAGCCTGGATGGCGCTGCTGCGTTCACCGGAGCTGAAGGAACTCAGCGCCAACCAGGGTCTGGACGTTGTGTTTATGCCGCATCCTGAGTTGGAATTCGTGGTTCCCCATCTGGACCTGCCGGAATACGTACAACCGGTCCGGTACCGCGATGTCAGTGTGCAGGCCGAACTCGTCGAGGCGCACACCATGATTACAGACCATTCCTCAATCGCCTTTGACGCCGCTTACGCCGGCAGCAACCTCATCTACATGCAGTTCGACGGGGACGAGATCTTCCGCGGCAAGCACGTTTACCGCAAGGGGTACTTCGACTACGCCCGGCACGGCTTCGGACCCGTTGTACAGGACGCACCCGGGGCACTGGCCGAACTCGAACGCGTAGTTGAAAGGGAACTTAGACGCGAGAAACTGTACGAGGACCGGGTACGGGAAACCTTCCCCTTCTGGGATTCGGGGTCTTGCGCCAGGATTACCGCAGCCGTCGAGAATCTTGGACGTCCTTGGAACCGGCAGGTTTCCGTCGAAGAACTGCCGCACACCGAAGGGCGGTCCGTATGA
- a CDS encoding bifunctional glycosyltransferase/CDP-glycerol:glycerophosphate glycerophosphotransferase produces MPNASIPALSSLAGRLHPALRARLRRLDAPGNRVAGHGLLSVIVPMYNVAPYLERCLTSLVTQSYRDLEIILVDDGSTDGTAALAAGYARYDGRITLVQLAHGGNGRARNEGIRAASGRFLTFADADDVVPSDAYATMVAHLARSGSEFCVGSYGRIRGNKRTPVRLAERIHSQELTGIRLEDCPEAIDDVFLWNKVFRRDFWNRCVGPIPEGIRYEDQETTSRAYLRAESFDILRPVVYWWRIREDGSSITQAKHLLEDLQDRLAVARDVTALFRAEGIPAVQEHWYQRLLGSDMVPYIEQVPDASDEFWQLLRHGVQDLYAAGQKHLARIDPQARVLLFLAANGHREDIRCAVVDRINNGTASPLTFDGGRIFAEPPLLDAISTPIDRDLLEVQPSLLELVVELDEPVPAVSGRISVSGHAYLRNVDLHSNTLDLHVTAPEAEVLLFTRRTDPDIDLFSGDRNCSYAASAFTVELNAPGAELIVGAEVAGHRVERLVPVPRPAVKRQPGSGPAVTALSVLTRNGVDELRFIVEGAPADASYALATARFTLPAEVLDGHDGTLQLRVPLATRRWGRELPAPPSGSYTLRLSRTGGVAGPGDPAVRVDESTARSFRSELLPGARVRGLRTASGAMAVSIGAPLADEETGTFHQYRLRRESFGPAAVRRTRPGIFFESFGGKNCTDSPRAISDYLAGEGFDEPLYWSVADRSVPVPEYAVPLLQGSAEWYDKLASVRVLVNNNNFPWYFRKSPGQFYLQTWHGTPLKKIGLDIPQHLLSLSYRDLMERESQWWDLLLAQNKFAAGVLPKALGYTGEVLTAGYPRNDALLAPDAAETRLRVRTLLGVAPHHKVLLYTPTWRDAVRDGAGRSDWIGFLDVEEASRLLGPDYRFLIRGHHNVAGQRNIDPHPAVIDVTEYPELNDLYLASDALVTDYSSALFDYAVLNRPTCLLVPDLDEYRRTRGLYLEPAADLGRLPVVSTTVGLVMALQAPQYDSMSQAPTSDTNFASISMGVSAAVAAEALLTAAAACPKNATGDHCG; encoded by the coding sequence ATGCCGAACGCATCCATCCCTGCCCTGAGCAGCCTGGCCGGCAGACTCCACCCTGCACTGCGCGCGCGGCTCCGCCGGCTGGATGCCCCGGGCAACCGGGTGGCGGGGCACGGGCTGCTAAGCGTCATTGTGCCCATGTACAACGTTGCCCCGTACCTGGAGCGGTGCCTGACCAGCCTCGTGACGCAGAGCTACCGGGACCTGGAGATCATCCTGGTGGATGACGGTTCCACGGACGGGACGGCGGCCCTTGCCGCCGGCTACGCCCGGTATGACGGCCGGATCACACTGGTACAACTGGCGCACGGCGGCAACGGGCGCGCACGCAACGAGGGTATCCGTGCCGCCAGCGGCCGGTTCCTCACTTTTGCGGACGCCGACGACGTCGTACCCTCCGATGCGTACGCGACCATGGTCGCCCACCTTGCCCGCAGCGGTTCGGAGTTCTGTGTGGGATCCTACGGGCGGATCCGCGGCAATAAACGCACCCCGGTGCGTCTGGCCGAACGGATCCATTCGCAGGAGCTCACAGGGATCCGGCTGGAGGACTGCCCCGAGGCAATTGATGATGTGTTCCTGTGGAACAAGGTATTCCGCCGCGACTTCTGGAACCGCTGCGTAGGGCCCATCCCCGAAGGCATACGCTACGAAGACCAGGAAACCACCAGCCGCGCCTACCTCCGGGCCGAGAGCTTCGACATCCTGCGCCCCGTGGTCTACTGGTGGCGGATCCGTGAGGACGGGTCCTCCATCACGCAGGCCAAACACCTGCTGGAAGACCTGCAGGACCGGCTCGCCGTGGCCCGGGACGTCACTGCCCTGTTCCGCGCCGAAGGGATCCCTGCGGTGCAGGAGCACTGGTATCAGCGACTCCTGGGCAGCGACATGGTCCCCTACATTGAGCAGGTGCCGGATGCCTCCGACGAGTTTTGGCAGCTGCTCCGCCACGGCGTCCAGGACCTCTACGCCGCCGGACAGAAACACCTGGCCCGGATCGACCCGCAGGCACGGGTGCTTCTCTTTCTTGCAGCCAACGGTCACAGGGAGGACATCCGGTGCGCCGTGGTGGACCGGATCAACAACGGTACAGCCAGTCCGCTGACGTTTGACGGCGGGCGGATCTTCGCGGAGCCGCCGCTGCTGGACGCGATTTCCACACCGATAGACCGGGACCTCCTGGAGGTGCAGCCCAGCCTGCTCGAGCTGGTGGTGGAGCTGGACGAACCCGTGCCGGCAGTCTCGGGGCGGATCTCGGTCAGCGGGCACGCCTACCTGCGCAACGTGGATTTGCACAGTAACACTCTGGACCTGCACGTCACCGCCCCGGAGGCCGAAGTCCTGTTGTTCACGCGCCGGACCGATCCTGACATCGATCTGTTCTCCGGGGACCGGAACTGCAGCTATGCGGCCTCCGCGTTCACGGTGGAGTTGAACGCCCCGGGAGCGGAACTGATCGTAGGCGCCGAGGTGGCCGGTCACCGAGTGGAACGGTTGGTTCCCGTTCCGCGACCGGCGGTGAAGCGGCAACCCGGTTCCGGACCCGCGGTGACCGCGCTGTCTGTGTTGACCCGCAACGGTGTGGACGAGCTCCGGTTCATCGTCGAGGGGGCGCCGGCAGATGCCTCGTATGCACTGGCGACGGCGCGGTTCACCCTTCCGGCCGAAGTCCTGGACGGACATGACGGGACGCTTCAACTCCGGGTGCCGCTGGCCACCCGACGCTGGGGGAGGGAACTGCCGGCACCGCCGTCGGGCTCCTACACCCTGCGCCTGAGCCGCACGGGGGGAGTGGCCGGCCCCGGCGATCCGGCCGTTCGGGTGGATGAAAGCACCGCCCGAAGCTTCCGATCGGAACTGCTTCCGGGAGCACGCGTCCGGGGACTCAGGACTGCCTCCGGTGCGATGGCCGTGAGCATCGGCGCCCCGCTGGCCGATGAAGAGACCGGTACCTTCCACCAGTACCGCCTGCGGCGGGAAAGTTTCGGCCCCGCGGCCGTGCGCCGCACGCGCCCCGGCATCTTCTTTGAGAGCTTCGGTGGCAAGAACTGCACGGACAGTCCGAGGGCCATTTCCGATTATTTGGCCGGGGAAGGTTTCGACGAGCCGCTGTACTGGTCCGTGGCCGACCGGTCCGTTCCGGTGCCGGAGTACGCGGTGCCGCTGCTGCAGGGATCTGCGGAGTGGTACGACAAGCTGGCGTCCGTCCGGGTGCTGGTCAACAACAACAACTTCCCCTGGTACTTCCGTAAGTCACCAGGCCAGTTCTACCTGCAGACCTGGCACGGGACGCCGTTGAAGAAGATAGGCCTGGACATTCCGCAGCACCTGCTTTCCCTGTCCTACCGGGACCTGATGGAACGCGAGTCCCAGTGGTGGGACTTGCTGCTGGCGCAGAACAAGTTTGCGGCCGGTGTCCTCCCGAAGGCCCTCGGTTATACGGGTGAAGTACTGACGGCAGGATATCCGCGGAACGACGCACTGCTTGCCCCGGATGCCGCAGAGACACGCCTCCGGGTGCGGACACTGCTTGGGGTTGCACCCCACCATAAGGTGCTGCTGTACACCCCCACCTGGCGGGACGCTGTGCGGGACGGGGCGGGCCGGTCCGACTGGATAGGTTTCCTGGACGTTGAGGAAGCCAGCCGCCTACTGGGACCGGACTACCGCTTCCTGATCCGCGGGCACCACAACGTGGCTGGTCAGCGGAATATTGATCCGCACCCCGCGGTCATTGATGTTACGGAGTATCCCGAGCTCAACGACCTGTACCTCGCTTCGGATGCCCTTGTCACCGACTATTCATCCGCGCTCTTCGACTACGCGGTGCTCAACCGCCCGACCTGCCTGCTGGTCCCTGATCTGGACGAGTACCGTCGGACCCGGGGGTTGTACCTGGAGCCTGCCGCTGACCTGGGCCGGCTGCCGGTAGTATCCACGACGGTTGGGTTGGTCATGGCGCTACAGGCACCCCAGTATGACTCCATGTCGCAGGCGCCGACGTCGGACACGAATTTCGCATCCATCAGTATGGGCGTATCCGCTGCGGTGGCAGCGGAAGCCCTGCTGACGGCTGCCGCTGCCTGCCCCAAGAATGCAACCGGAGACCATTGTGGCTAA
- the wecC gene encoding UDP-N-acetyl-D-mannosamine dehydrogenase yields the protein MNTQTYSAGETTTAVATVAVIGLGYIGLPTAAILAGKGLHVIGVDVNPYTVEAVNEGRVPFVEPDLGIHVAGAVSQGHLVAQATVPEADAYIVAVPTPFKEDKTADLVYVEQAARNIAPRIKAGNLVILESTSPPGTTKHLAEVILGLRPDLAPDANGGKAAVMFAHCPERVLPGRIMIELVTNDRIIGGLTPAAATTAAALYSTFCQGGIHLTDAATAEMAKLVENAYRDVNIAFANELSVISDNLGIDVWNLIELANHHPRVNILQPGPGVGGHCIAVDPWFIVAADPENAKLIRTARQVNDAKPDYVVAAVEAALAETGATTVAALGLAFKANVDDTRESPAAEIVRRLAAANPSLRILAGTAFANTPLPEELAGLGNISVVSGETAVKEAGVVVLLVDHDAFREITPEQLAGKKIVDTRGFWRN from the coding sequence ATGAACACACAGACATATAGCGCCGGCGAGACCACAACGGCCGTCGCCACCGTTGCCGTCATCGGCCTGGGCTACATCGGCCTGCCCACCGCCGCCATCCTTGCGGGCAAGGGCCTGCATGTGATCGGCGTCGACGTCAATCCGTACACGGTGGAGGCTGTGAACGAAGGCCGCGTGCCGTTCGTGGAACCCGATCTCGGGATCCATGTGGCCGGCGCCGTCAGCCAGGGCCACCTCGTCGCCCAGGCTACCGTTCCCGAAGCCGACGCCTACATCGTGGCGGTACCCACACCGTTCAAAGAGGACAAGACCGCCGACCTGGTCTACGTAGAGCAAGCGGCACGTAACATCGCCCCGCGCATCAAGGCCGGCAACCTGGTCATCCTGGAATCCACGTCACCTCCGGGTACCACCAAACACCTGGCTGAGGTCATCCTGGGGCTGCGCCCCGACCTCGCTCCGGATGCGAACGGCGGCAAAGCAGCCGTCATGTTTGCACACTGCCCCGAGCGGGTCCTGCCGGGCCGCATCATGATCGAACTGGTCACCAATGACCGCATCATCGGGGGACTGACCCCCGCGGCGGCCACCACGGCCGCCGCCCTCTACAGCACTTTCTGCCAGGGCGGCATTCACCTCACCGACGCCGCCACCGCGGAAATGGCCAAGCTGGTGGAAAACGCCTACCGCGACGTCAATATCGCGTTCGCCAATGAGCTCTCCGTGATCAGCGACAACCTCGGCATCGATGTGTGGAACCTGATCGAGCTGGCCAACCACCATCCTCGCGTGAACATCCTGCAGCCCGGTCCCGGCGTCGGCGGCCACTGCATTGCCGTTGATCCCTGGTTCATCGTGGCGGCCGACCCCGAAAACGCCAAGCTGATCCGCACCGCCCGTCAAGTCAATGATGCAAAGCCGGACTACGTGGTGGCCGCAGTTGAGGCAGCCCTGGCGGAAACAGGCGCCACCACCGTTGCAGCCCTGGGCCTGGCGTTCAAAGCCAATGTGGACGACACCCGGGAATCTCCGGCAGCGGAAATTGTGCGCCGCCTGGCTGCGGCCAACCCGTCCCTGCGCATCCTGGCCGGTACCGCTTTTGCCAACACGCCCCTGCCGGAGGAATTGGCCGGGTTGGGGAATATCAGTGTGGTGAGCGGCGAGACCGCGGTCAAGGAGGCTGGTGTCGTCGTTCTTCTCGTTGATCACGATGCATTCCGGGAGATCACCCCCGAGCAGCTCGCGGGCAAAAAGATCGTGGACACCCGGGGCTTCTGGCGGAACTGA
- a CDS encoding glycosyltransferase family protein, which translates to MASLKDFRTGLWHLRSGGPAELREWNVRRRAEQGFADPANSRGVEAGWIGRGSRRRLSIPAATVPGRLPRRGDLTVGVILDEFSAAAFAFEWNTVALDPAGWRQQLREHTLDLIFVESAWAGNNRLWRGKLAGPNGPAPQLAELLAFARSSGIPTVFWNKEDPPHYEDFLPAAALFDHVFTSDVRRVEHYRRDLGHNNIGVLPFAAQPAIHNPARPKHGRHARDIAFAGMYFAHKYPERRQQMDMLLGGAMDAKLPVGLEIFSRKLGGDANYQFPAPLDSRVVGSLSYAQMLSAYKAYKVFLNVNSVVDSPSMCARRIFEISAAGTPVISTPSDAVARFFAPDEVPVAATREAAAALSAGLVRNAEYNDRTVHRAQRRIWSGHTYAHRAETIVAAAVPLKSVPLARPTVSALVPTIRPHQLENVFRTIAAQQDVDVELVLLTHGFVLAPERLQELSAATGLQRVRLLSAGTEVSLGECLNRCVEAASGEVVAKMDDDDHYGPHYLSDQLYALEYSGADVVGKQAHYMHLRSSNAVVLRFGHREHRYTDFVMGPTIVTRRTLARELPFPSLGLGEDTGFLKQAAAAGKRIYSADRFNYYQVREASGHTWKVDDATLLASGDLRFYGEPNEHTDI; encoded by the coding sequence ATGGCGTCGCTGAAGGATTTCCGCACCGGCCTCTGGCACCTGCGTTCCGGCGGGCCGGCGGAGCTGCGCGAATGGAACGTGCGCCGGCGGGCGGAACAGGGATTCGCCGACCCGGCGAATTCCCGCGGCGTGGAGGCGGGCTGGATCGGCCGGGGTTCACGGCGTCGGTTGTCGATCCCCGCCGCCACCGTTCCGGGACGTCTGCCCCGGCGCGGCGACCTGACGGTTGGCGTCATCCTCGACGAGTTCTCCGCCGCGGCCTTCGCCTTCGAGTGGAACACGGTGGCGCTGGACCCGGCCGGCTGGCGGCAGCAGCTGAGGGAGCATACGCTGGACCTGATTTTCGTGGAGTCTGCCTGGGCCGGCAACAACAGGCTCTGGCGCGGCAAGCTGGCCGGTCCCAACGGCCCCGCCCCGCAGCTGGCTGAACTGCTCGCCTTCGCCCGCAGTTCGGGTATTCCCACCGTCTTCTGGAACAAGGAAGACCCGCCGCACTACGAGGATTTCCTCCCTGCGGCGGCGCTGTTCGACCACGTCTTCACTTCCGATGTGCGCCGGGTGGAGCACTACCGCAGGGATCTGGGACACAACAACATCGGTGTCCTTCCGTTCGCCGCCCAGCCGGCAATCCACAACCCTGCACGCCCCAAACACGGACGGCACGCCCGGGACATTGCCTTCGCGGGCATGTATTTCGCGCACAAGTATCCCGAACGCCGTCAGCAGATGGATATGCTGCTTGGCGGAGCGATGGACGCCAAGCTCCCCGTCGGCCTGGAGATCTTCTCCCGGAAACTTGGCGGGGACGCCAACTACCAGTTCCCGGCGCCCCTGGACTCCCGGGTGGTCGGATCACTGTCCTATGCGCAGATGCTGTCCGCGTACAAGGCCTACAAGGTGTTCCTGAACGTCAACTCCGTGGTTGATTCACCGAGCATGTGTGCCCGGCGCATCTTCGAGATCAGTGCGGCGGGGACTCCCGTGATCAGTACGCCCAGCGACGCCGTCGCCCGGTTCTTTGCGCCCGACGAAGTACCCGTCGCCGCCACCCGGGAAGCGGCCGCGGCACTGAGCGCCGGGCTGGTCCGCAACGCCGAATACAATGACCGCACCGTTCACCGCGCCCAGCGCCGGATCTGGTCGGGGCATACTTATGCTCACCGCGCCGAAACCATCGTGGCAGCAGCCGTGCCGCTGAAGTCCGTTCCCCTGGCCCGTCCCACGGTGTCCGCCCTGGTTCCGACCATCCGGCCGCACCAGTTGGAGAACGTCTTCCGCACGATTGCCGCCCAGCAGGACGTGGACGTGGAGCTGGTACTGCTGACCCACGGCTTCGTCCTGGCGCCCGAACGCCTGCAGGAGCTTTCCGCGGCCACCGGACTGCAAAGGGTCCGACTGCTCTCCGCCGGAACCGAAGTATCACTGGGGGAGTGCCTGAACCGATGCGTCGAGGCCGCGTCGGGCGAGGTGGTGGCGAAGATGGACGACGACGACCACTACGGGCCGCACTACCTCAGCGACCAGCTCTATGCGCTGGAGTATTCGGGTGCCGACGTGGTGGGCAAGCAGGCCCACTACATGCACCTGCGCAGCTCCAACGCCGTCGTCCTCCGCTTCGGACACCGCGAACACCGCTACACGGACTTCGTGATGGGACCGACCATTGTCACCCGGCGTACTCTTGCCCGTGAACTACCCTTTCCATCACTCGGGTTGGGCGAGGACACGGGTTTCTTGAAACAGGCTGCCGCCGCCGGAAAACGGATTTACTCGGCGGACCGCTTCAATTACTACCAGGTCCGTGAAGCCAGCGGACATACATGGAAGGTCGACGACGCCACTCTGCTGGCCTCGGGCGACCTCCGATTCTATGGGGAACCGAATGAACACACAGACATATAG
- a CDS encoding ABC transporter ATP-binding protein yields the protein MDAPEDLQFLAEEPCVVIDEVSMRYRVPSSETVPGSRNGIGGLMRRITGKPNLVTVNALKPMSLVAVRGESIGIVGRNGSGKSTLMKLIAGQANPDTGAVYASSTPIMLGVNAALVPELPGDHNVVLGCLAMGLTYDQIAERYESIVELSGLEKAIHLPMRSYSSGMSSRLRFAIAASIDPEILLIDEALNTGDAQFADRSRKRMDELRENAGCVFLVSHSLETITEMCSRVVWMDKGDLLMDGEPRDVVKAYKDFTRHLSKGNNISAAKIRTDAMEALTVTRIQERSTGRRSAKVQ from the coding sequence ATGGACGCGCCTGAAGACCTCCAGTTCCTCGCGGAGGAGCCCTGCGTGGTGATCGACGAGGTGAGCATGAGGTACCGTGTGCCCTCGAGCGAAACCGTCCCTGGGAGCCGGAACGGCATTGGTGGCCTGATGCGACGCATCACGGGCAAACCGAACCTGGTGACAGTCAATGCCCTGAAGCCGATGTCCCTGGTGGCGGTCCGGGGCGAATCGATCGGCATTGTCGGCCGCAACGGTTCCGGCAAGAGCACACTGATGAAACTCATCGCCGGTCAGGCCAATCCGGACACCGGCGCTGTGTACGCCTCCAGCACACCTATCATGCTGGGCGTCAATGCGGCCCTCGTCCCCGAGCTTCCCGGTGACCACAACGTTGTCCTTGGCTGCCTTGCCATGGGACTGACCTATGACCAGATCGCCGAACGGTACGAGTCGATTGTCGAACTCTCCGGCCTGGAAAAGGCCATCCACCTGCCCATGCGCTCCTACTCCTCCGGTATGTCCTCCCGCCTCCGCTTCGCCATCGCAGCGAGCATCGACCCCGAGATCCTGCTGATTGATGAGGCCCTGAACACCGGCGACGCGCAATTCGCAGACCGGAGCCGGAAGCGGATGGACGAGCTGCGGGAAAACGCCGGCTGCGTCTTCTTGGTCAGCCACAGCCTCGAAACCATCACCGAGATGTGTTCCCGGGTGGTGTGGATGGATAAGGGTGACCTGCTGATGGACGGCGAACCGCGGGACGTGGTGAAGGCCTATAAGGACTTCACGAGGCACCTGTCCAAGGGCAACAACATCAGTGCAGCCAAAATCCGCACTGACGCGATGGAAGCACTCACCGTCACCCGGATCCAGGAACGTTCCACCGGGCGCCGCAGCGCGAAGGTGCAGTAA
- a CDS encoding ABC transporter permease, whose amino-acid sequence MARTNEDALAAVQPLSVDLRGLQRVGARPGFVDYLVQIWNYRHFIAYDAKSRVQSGNRRDRLGSAWLILNPILNGLTYYLIFGLLLNTGRGIENFIGYLVIGIFLFQFSSRAITNGARSIQQNRAVIQAFSFPRATLPISVNLRELLANIPVLIVMMLLVLLVPPTEDVTWRWLLVIPALALQWIFNLGVGLILARIISQVNDVVHLLSFALRAWMYASAVFYSFDRFIDDPVVLNILELNPLFQVLDIVRDCLLYATVPSWQSWAILSCWALGALAVGAVYFWRAEESYGRA is encoded by the coding sequence ATGGCCCGGACCAATGAGGACGCGCTGGCGGCGGTTCAGCCTCTTTCCGTAGACCTCAGGGGACTGCAGCGGGTCGGCGCCCGCCCCGGATTTGTCGACTACCTCGTCCAGATCTGGAACTACCGGCACTTCATCGCCTACGATGCCAAATCTCGGGTACAGAGCGGCAACCGCAGGGACCGCCTTGGCAGCGCGTGGCTGATCCTGAACCCGATCCTGAACGGTCTGACCTACTACCTGATCTTCGGCCTGTTATTGAACACCGGCCGCGGGATCGAGAACTTCATCGGCTACCTGGTGATCGGTATTTTCCTTTTCCAGTTCAGTTCCCGGGCCATCACCAACGGCGCACGGTCCATCCAGCAGAACCGCGCCGTGATCCAGGCCTTCAGTTTCCCGCGGGCCACCCTGCCCATTTCCGTCAACTTGCGCGAGCTGCTGGCCAACATCCCGGTGCTGATTGTGATGATGCTGCTGGTGCTTCTTGTCCCACCCACGGAGGACGTCACGTGGCGGTGGCTGCTGGTGATCCCGGCGCTTGCCCTGCAGTGGATTTTCAACCTGGGCGTGGGTCTGATCCTGGCCCGGATCATTTCCCAGGTCAACGACGTCGTGCACCTCCTGAGCTTCGCGCTGCGGGCGTGGATGTACGCCAGCGCCGTCTTCTACAGTTTTGACCGATTTATCGACGACCCCGTGGTGCTCAATATCCTCGAGCTGAACCCGTTGTTCCAGGTGCTGGATATTGTGCGGGACTGCCTGCTTTATGCGACGGTCCCGTCCTGGCAATCGTGGGCCATCCTGAGCTGCTGGGCGCTGGGCGCACTTGCGGTAGGGGCCGTGTATTTCTGGCGGGCGGAGGAGAGCTATGGACGCGCCTGA